ATaagggtttaaaataaactttttctggCAAATAAAAATAAGCGAATCCAAATAATTATGGATATTTCTTCTTGTATTTTCAGGCAAGCGACTAAAATTGAGTGGAGGTATACAGAAAGTGGAGAAAAAGTTCGAGTCTCTCGACGAACGGGAAGAGTAATCCCTATTCCAGCCTCAGACATGGAAACAATAGACTATAAACTTCCAAATCTTTACAAACCTGCCGATAAagataccaaaaaagaagatGTTGAGAAAATTACTTTCACGGTAATACACTTTTCTAAAAGAtaacttcaaacttttttttcttttatagttattttttggttaaaggaaATAAGATTGATTAAagcctttttatatatttttaatgttatagagaaattaaaatgtaaatgctcaaatgtttagaatattttaaatttaaattccaatatttctaaataaatgtaAGAATGATTTTAGTCTATTTTAGTCTATAGtgtattgattttattttcattttgatataCATTTCAACAACATCTCAAAGACCGACAACGTCCATTGAGCGACATAAATAGCCACAATTGGCATTACTGAAAATGCTAACTGATTAACGCTTATgataaaagtacttttttaatgaagatttttatGAGGAAATTAAGTATCAgagtattattaataaaaatttctataacatttattttttagggtCAATATAATCCCCCCAGAAATTATTATGAACAATTAATAgtgaatcaattaattaattaataaaataatagaatacaataaaaataaattaaataataataattttatagtatTATAAATTTCTGTAATGTACTAAGTCTAATTTATGTATTGAGTAAAAGTAGTAATGATATTTGTTTTTACATAAAGCTttctaattttaatagaaaatgcattgctttggttgagaattgaacttcTTTGCTGAAACCCccctttttgtgataaaaatgaattttttcaactcaaaataatttttttttaaatgaaaatttaactattatttttttcgttttaaataaacaatgacctattctatttttatgtagaaattaaactttttagttgaaaaattcaactatttggctgaaaatttatataatttttgaaaattcgtctttttcataacaaaaataatcttatgggttaaaaattcaactgtttggttgaaaatatatgcatttcgttcagaattcctttttttttagtagaaaattgatttttgttgttgaaattcttATTGGATTTctttttgttgactgaaaaatctttttttattgaagattcaagtattttgttgaaaaatcgtatttttttattcaattcaactgtttttttttaatttaaaattaaaatcttttcgttattaaaatattaacgtAAATATGAATAATCTTACCTCTCTGGATCCGCccttagcaaaataaaaaaccttGTTTCGAAACAGAACTTACAGTAGATGCATTCCTTTAATACAAATCTgctctagttttttttaatcgactATCAGTTATTCAGAAAggactatttatttataaaactttctaCCGGCAGATTAGCCTTTTTCAACAGAATCAGCTTTAAATTACTTGGCAGAATTCTTCCCTTAcgatatttagtaaaaaaaatagttttttttatgaaaattttttaaactcacagCTTAAAAACTtgtcagaaaatttgtttataatttttgtttataaaataaatagttattgtcCCTTGATAAAGTATCATAAGATAAGGATTTggctaattaatttaaagtcgATCTAGGTGAAGAATAGAAATCTgccatttgaaagaaaaactgtatttgtttatgaaatttatgtaaataattaacgACTGTTATCAGGtattaaaatattgtacaaaatatatattgtaataatatttgtacataatatttgtttataatattgttatttgtacataatatttattgtaatatttatttattgttgttaatgaaaaaactattacaaaattaaaaaatgggctggaacaaatctatttgaaatcttaatttgaaaaaagcactCACATCAGATAATAAATGTTAGCTAATTGGACTTCTTGGTCTTTGAACCTATCATATAAATATGTAATATAATCCAATTTCTTACAGCCTGAATTGAAGACTTTTGAAATGGACATTATGGACAAAATGGGCATTAAGGAAGATCGAATTCCACAAAAATGTTACTGGTATTAGAATTACTGTTACTTTTTGTATGCAGAATCAAATTGCGGTTTATCTGTACCGCATGCGAGCACATAgtgtaattttatataataaatctgCTTTTAGTTTAAACGcgcatctatttttttcaatattttagttgagaaaattaattaatagtaagTAATTACATTGACAGAATATAATTATGACAACTTAACTCAACATTTAAAAAAGCATAAATCATTTTCTGTactattaaaatccttgaatgtTTAGTTCTGGAgttaaaaggtttgaaaaaattcgaattgaagattcataattttctagGCACTTAAGTTTGATTTATTTCACTTCTTAATGCGAGAATCTTTAggtataaaataatcaattttaaccgtgaagtattattaaaaaagttaataatttgaaatttttggaagtttagtttttacattctcatttattcGTACAGCGGTtctaattaagaattttaaaatttagttctcaaaatttaaaaatatttcttttttcatacttcgaatttaaaagttgttgatttttaaacttcgctgattaaagacttttaaaatttgaatttttgaatccttCATGTTGGCATGTGATCGGTTTTTGCGCTTCCTATTAAAAGAGTTTTAAGTTCAAAtggtttgaatttcaaattttcaatatattttaattcctgTTGAAACATACgcttcaattaaacaatttgcccgtttgaatactttaaaatttaaaaactttcgccatacaatttttaatttgatgtattTAAGACTTTTAGAAACGTTCAATTTTTATACGCttctaaatacaaaattataaacgattttttatatgaaatttggcgccattttttatatatttcaaataaatggcTAGGAAAtgttatttcacattaaaaattgatttaaaaagtattatctaAGAATTGGATAAATGGAAAACTGTACGTTTTACGGAGGTTTTTGTATAGCAGAAGCTCCTTTTTTCAATATGGATCTTTAAGCATTTTGCAGTCGACTTttcttattgtttattacttttgaatggttttattaatatattaaatttttgttaaatatttagccttttttgaataagtaaaatttaattttaaattttaaatattttcaattgttcttTAGGAAGTGGTATTTCAAATTAAGAACTgaagaaacattttgaaaaaaatgtgtaaattacAAAATGTGTGTTTTATGGACATTTCATTACTGTTTATTAATTTTGGGTAGTTTTtgcagttttaaataaataattataattcaatgtTTGTTTTAcatatctaaaattattattcaggaagGGTTATTTCACATTATAAACTTGAGTGTTTTATGGAGGTTTTTCTATAGCGTAGAATTTTTTTTgcctttaaatttattaaagctttttttgcatttgacttttctttattgtttattgcttttgtatagtttttaaacgcttaaaaaataaaatatcaagttattttaaaaaaagtttcgagCTCTCTATCTCTCTATCTTAGATAGAGTATTAGGATGgtcaagaaaattcgaatttcgataTTTAGTGATtgccccccccctttttttgttcgttttccggaaaaagaaattccctactTTTTCAAAACGATCAAGATTAACCCGTGCCCCggatttttgaaattaacatggggTTTTAAATGCGGAAGAAGTTCGGTcttcgaaaaaatggaaaaaagaaatattgttattaactttttgataattaaaaatgttcatctctttgaaaatgttcaaggaataatttccactcaataagtattaaatttgaccCTTTCAACCCCCTTGTATTGTGCCgggaaaatgccccaaaaatgcCAAATCTCAATTTTATGTCAAGTTCATGCTAaacggtatttttttttaaattttcgaagttAGTTTTTTACATTCGATAAGTCacaagttttaaagtattttcgaactaattttcaatggtttaaacaatcattatttgtgtaaactattttgttgtctgtaaatagtgaaaagttatttttcgtgATAAATGATACACTTGATGAATTTCAGGGATAATATTTCCTGCTTAacatatttgataattatttaaacaattttatattattcagacattttttaacttgttaataaatgaattaatcaattatattttcattcgaCAAGTGTTATTAAGTGAATGTATATTGAATATATTGATACTATATTAtgtttttactgtttttattttataatttttttttaaatacttctgtatttatttgaaaagactatgaataaatttctatttctatttgaaattttactttttgttttttcaaaataaaagagatACTTTTCTTAGTTGACTACAAAATATAAAGGAaattaaagtataaatatttgtcattttataAAGGAAAGGTACTTCTTTGGTAGTAcgtgattcaaaatttcaaaataaaactctcctttaaaagttttatagcatttaatttttaaaaaataatactgttCAATTCTTTTTCTGTGTCAGCAATTTCAAGAATGTCCTTTTGTATATTTCTATCAAACACTTTTGGCAGAGAGTCTatcaacttaattaattatattcgTGTTTATCGGAGGTGTAGCCCTACCGTGCCCGGTTATTCTTTAGAGATTTCAGTTTTATTTCATAAGACctgatacagtttcaataaaaaaaagttgatagaaAAAATCTAAGATTTTACAACGGACAGCATTTGATAAAAATCGAGATATTAGTCACATTTAAAGAATTAGATACAAATCTGGCGGGTATACGAGTTGATAGAGTTTCAATACGAAAATATTGATAGAAAACTATACAATTTCCCGAAAATTTTGACAGATGTGATTGGGTTTCTATCAAAAAAGCGTATTTAAATGGACAGGAATTACGGATATAATATTTGATTGACCAGCCTTGCATCTTTTATCATATCTTATTTTGCAGAACCTAGAATATTTGTATCGAAGTCCAGTTCTAAAAAGTCTGATACTTTTTTATCAACATATTGTTATTAAAGCTCTATAAAATCTTATACAATGAGAAAATCTTTCAATGAAAGTATACGATTTCTCgacaaatatataatttgataGAAAGGTCTACGTGCTGATAAATTTCGTTTTGTTTAATTCGTTTGATTGAATTAGATAGGATTTGTATCCAAGGTGATGATATAATTTGGTTCGTGTAATTTGTTTGATTGTACGCCTTGATAGATTTTGATAgaacactgaaaaaaaatggtttagctttCCCATCTAACCGTTTAGATGGAGTTCGTCTTGTAAGAAAATATAGATaattttcatatactttttttgtCGGAAGGGTtattacgtattttgtgaataactctgtagatatattattaataaaatgtcagaAATGGTAATTGCTTTGAGTAAAAAAAGATATGTATTTTGATATAAAActtcaatttataatttctttgcaAAAAGGACAAAAAATGGGCGAAGTTACTgtcacaattaaaaatgatttaatattataTACGGAGCAATCCGATATGTCTGCTTGTTAATCTTGGCCAATCTAAGCACTCAATGATTATAAGTAGTAATTANNNNNNNNNNNNNNNNNNNNNNNNNNNNNNNNNNNNNNNNNNNNNNNNNNNNNNNNNNNNNNNNNNNNNNNNNNNNNNNNNNNNNNNNNNNNNNNNNNNNATAATTACTACTTATAATCATTGAGTGATTAGATTGGCCAAGATTAACAAGCAGACATATATCGGATTGCTCCGTATagaatattaaatcatttttaattgtgacAGTAACTTCGACCATTTTTTGTCCTTTTtgcaaagaaattataaattgaagttttatatcaaaatacatatctttttttacttaaagcaATTACCATTtctgacattttattaataatatatctacagagttattcacaaaatacgtaataACCCTTCCGacaaaaaaagtatatgaaaattATCTAGCTAATTCATCTAAATTATTTCTAGATATCAAATTTAGCTACACcagctagaaatctaggtgacacaacgcacccgcttccaacgaaatcgcggtaaaatttcagccataaccacgtctcacaaccgtgagataggtggtatatatatatatatatatatatatctatatctTAAACAGTAACGGACCACTTTAGAGAACAGGTACTTGAATCGTCCTTATATATTAATAACGCAAAATATCACCACTTGTgagaaaaaaggttatttttcaattccATTTTCCTAGTTTTTTGGTAAGATCACAGAATAATCTCTACGATTCAAAAATAGACCTTCAcattataaaatatcattctttttattttaaattgatacaatTTCTGATTTTGTTCTAATAAGATTATTACTCAAATGCATTAAAAGTGGACATTTAAGGTCACAGCCATCTAGCGGTGAAATATGTCATTTATGTGTGTGTCTGGAATCAGATAAGTGttatatatgtttatttaaaaagtatcagACAGTATAACCCGGTGTATATGTATGACTTTGGAAGTAATtgcccaaatttaaaaattattatcagattTACAAAACTCAGTTTAAAACCTTACACATATCGTatgccttcaaattatttttattttgtttgtatatttgctttaaatttgaGCATTtggtccattttttatttttttttaaattgtggactGCTAAGATAGTTTagagttaaaattgttaatttcctaCTGATCATTTCCtgttttaaatccttgaaataaaattgaagtaGCATTCAAGCTtcaatttttctacttaaaattccttattttttgtgaTCCATCaaccatttgaaatattttcaatttgcagcacaataatcattttaattacaaaatcttCCAAAGTAAGCTTTTagctttttaaacttaaaatttttaatgtttgtaaattagttaaattttgacttgccaaattggaaattttttccatttttgataataataaattttttttaatttattatataatttcaaagttttcaaataaaaatgtgttattttttcctaatgttattagattccatttaaaaatatttattataactttaaatgatttctagttttaaattataattagttcaattttgttCCAGTTTTAAGTGGTCGAAACTATTTATTTTGAgtaatataaagtaaaattttataattttcatttttaatggttACAATTAAAAATCGCTACATTTTGAAGTATTAATCAGCTTCAAATCTAAGAGCATCgaaatataattgaattataaagatatatttttattttaatatcatcattatttctgtaattattattacattcgAAATATCGGTATTGGAGACTCATCACCAAACCATAATTCTATTTCTCTACTAGCTGCTTCCATAGAATCTGATCCGTGGATGATTCCTCGGCGAACATAGAGAGAAAATTCTCCTCGAATCATTTTAGGAGAACAATTATGTGGAAATGTCTCTCCAATCAAAAGTCTGGCAGCTCTTATAGCATTTCTTCCTTCCCaaacctttaattaaaataaaaattaaattttttggtattaaGTGATTTAATAAAGTCAATCAGGTAGAGTTAATCAATTTACCATTAAAATCACAGGACCAGAGGTCATATATTTTATGTAGCTTTTGAAAAACGGCCTTGTCTTTAGATGTATTGAATGCTGCTTCATTTTATCTTCCGAAGcctgaaacaataaataaattatcatacATTTCTAATAGCAGGCCTCTGACTCATTTCAGAAACTCAAAATACTGTGTCAGTAgtagcatacatttttaaaaaagtaaaatttttttgaaaattcgaatcttttaaaaggCAGCTTTGAAGTCTGTGTTGAAAACTCGTCCATATTttaatatcccttgaaatcttataatttctttGGAAATCATATGAATCCCTTCAATCTGATGAAATCCCTGAAACCCGTAGAAATACCTAGaagtcccttgaaatatttttaatattattgatatcTTGGACatgcttttaaaatccttaaggcCACGTAACgattgggtcacgtgaccagatttctaccttaccgacacttttttcatttccttacttattttcagtgaaaataagttaggaaataaaatttttcacacgaagctccacatcgagttgaaaatttgggataatatataaaaaacacTAAGAAAGGTAGAActagtcctaaattttaataatgatgaaaaaagcaacaacagattatttacaaacaaaactttttcataattattaaaatttaggaacagACCCAACTTTCTCCGGATATCTTATCATTccgcaattttctgtcgggaattttcaaattcagtaatattataaaattaagagaattttattattcggaaattttccaatttgggaattttaatattcgtgaattttattattcggcgattttattgttcgggaatttacAAATTTAGGAACCTGATGAATTTTATTaagatattcaaattaaagaaaaaaagatcagttaaaaagttaaaaaattattttaaaacttacccacgtcattttcaaattagaaagttgaaatcctttttcttcgaaacgtcgaataatttttccaacaaaaccACGTTGTACTCCATCGGGCTTAATCAACACAAATGTGCGTTCTTTAGATTCTTTTTCATCAAGAAACTCTtccatgttttttaatttatctcgcAAGTGATATAAAACATCCCATTGGATCCACCGATCCAAGGTAccaaactaaaataaaatgtaaataacgaagtttgcaacaaaacaacaaatttcgaTTCCCAATTAATAGTTTCTAGGTTAGGTtttatttcctattatttttgTAACGAAATGGTTTACATATTATATTCCGGTTATTTGTGTGATGAATAGAATATTATCTCAATGTTCTCAGAGCCACTTGTTATCAAACACAAGTACAAGAAGTACAAGTACCTTTCAAACCTGTCCTAAATTTCGTCAAAACTTTCATACTTCCGTTTCTTTCTCAAGCGCATGCGCACGGGAAATTTACCGGAAATTCCGAATACCGCCATGAATAGAAAAGCCTCGAACCCAGCCAGCTTTGAGATCGATTCGTTCTAtcggatgttttttttttacgggGCACGACATTGACCTtgctaaattaaaattccaatatataattaatttctcgATCTCCTTTTCCTCATTACGACAATACTCGTGAGTTTCCGTCGCGACTTGTAAAAAATCGTTGAGTGAATTTTTCGCCAAACTCAGGCTCGAAACTCTCGAACCATAATGGCGGATGACGAGAGGTCGCGTTATTTCTTCTCTCATTAAGGTTGATTGTACTAATTGTTGACACTCAGATATAAAAATTGACGAGGAACTCGTGCAGGAAACGAGGCGAGCTACGAATTACGTCAGATGCGAACATTTTGGATTAATTGCAGagtataatttttctacaattagaGCGAGCTGCAATGCAGGCACAACAGCAACAACAGTCGCAAAATCATCAGCAAATCGGTGGTTCCAGTGTTATTCTCAAAATGAATGAAATCCAGCAATTGTCTACAGTCGGTTAGTTTAATTCATCGTTTAATATCTTTGAATATTTCATTctagtttttaaaacaatatgtTCATATTGCTTGAAACGTGTTACTGCGCtctgaaatttttcgaaacatttgtttaaaatagatttttgctGAACGTGAGGTCCTTTGTCTGCTTTGTATCCATTACTATATAGTTCTTATCAAAGATCTTTCAAACGGAGCTAAATTTTAGACTAGAATTCTTGTTTTTGAATTATATGTTATACCTAGCAAGGttccaatataattttaataaattaagccTGATGTTCAAcacattattaattcaaaaattgatatcGTTAGGTTCCTGAATATTTCTTTTTACGGATACATACCAAGTTCATACTAGTGTgcaatcaattataaaaaaagatcttTAGTTCATTCTGATTacttattgatttttgtttattaattttttttgaggtaaAGTTAACAGCGGCAATGAATGTCTATTCTGGAAAAATCTTTCGAATCGGACGATTCCATTCTCACGtgtaatttattcattatttgttttttttatacatttacatATGTATATAGTTTGTATCCAATTTTAATACGTGGTGAATTTGATAACAGGTTGAACTCCGAGGTATCTGATAAAGCAGACTCATGTAGgtcataaagaaatattttatgtgacaagaaaattattattgtagttTTTGAAGCATATACATTTACAAGTATTTAGCTTTGAAggtctaaaattcaaaattatcaaatatctgagtaataataataattgaataattattttaactttgaagacttgaatttaaaaaatagttaattttagaacttttataatgTTTTGAACTTGTAACGTTTAAAAATATTGGTACAGTGTTGTGAACGTTTTATTTTGAAGTTCTTCTATTTTGATGTGTCAGCAGTTAAAATGAAgctttcgaaatttcaaaaaaaaaagagagattgCTGAATTGCTGCAAATTGTTTGCAAACAGaaacaattttatgtttattttgtaGTGCTGCAAAGGTAAAAAATATTGAGTCTTTTCGACAAGTAACAACAAAACTTAAAACATAATCGTTGAACTATTTAGACAAAACTAGGCTTCCGTCAGTTTTTTCAGCGttgggaaattcagaattttcgatttttattgaTAACTAAgggctttgaaattttttatggaatacaTTCATCCACAATAAGCGCTTCCCAGCAAAAccggtttgtttttaaaaacagtaagttgcaattctgtaaaaaaaactgttttgacatcgaattttttcgctaaaattgagaaattttagatAATATGTTCGCAGCATAATTTTAGCTACAATGCGTTCATTTTTGATGACTTGATTGTAAAATTCTCCACTTTAAAGTCCATTTCAGAATtggtgaatttaaattttactataatttcaagttgttgaattttaaatgcagGGATCACATTCTTCCCCATATTCTGGGAAAAACTTTTCCTTTGTCACCTTTTATTTTTAAGGTCATGTGCgcgtaacctcaaaaaataattccatttttaaaaacccAACTTAATAAGAAGCACTACGAAACGTttgcctggtcctaaatttttacaattataaaaaggttttttgttaCCAAATTTCGTgtgcttttttcattattataaaaatgtaggccCCGAGAAAAACgtagaagtttcaaaattttgaaagatgttgAAAATGTGATAACTGGAAACAGAAATTAATCACCAACATAAAATTGGTACAGTTAAAAAATAGGTACATATTAATTTGGAAAAGAAGTGTTAGAAAGCGtggaatctttaattgaaagataccaagttaaataattcaaaattgaaaactaaacaaataaatttttttaaatctaatacatatactttgctttaaaattaataactcgGGGGGTTTTAGGGTCTCTGAACAAATCCCAAAAATCCCCGTGCTACTAATTTTAGAACGAATTACgtgtttttcaaacttttttcgttacgccattttgaattcactatcttaaatttgaaaaaatacaaattctgttTACAGATTTGTACTCACCGACCCCAAGTACCCCGAGCAAAAATTTTCCgcgtaaaatacttttttttatacttatcgtccgccattttgaattttccaaactgACAGCAGGTTCGTAATCAACGACCTTCAAAACCCTTAGATTCTAAGTTCCATCAAAATCGACCCACAAATAAGGTGGGAAATGAATTTCTccgaaaaaatgcgttttttgcatttgtttatttataactaattaacaaaaaataaaatattaatttttatcaagttgTATTATAGAAAAAGCTCTTAGCTAACAGAAACGTCTATAAACGTCTATAAGCACcaataattataagttttatcaataaaaatagtcgATAGAACAGGTGGTCTCTATACGGACCACTATGCAGCTAAGGGCTAAAAGAAAAAGTTCCGAATTATAAGAACGAGTTTAAACATATAAGAGTGGTCTTTTTTAACATGATTTTCTTTTCAGACTTTTTCACTGGCCATGTCTGCAGGTACCGAAATATCTGTACAAATAGCCGCATTTTTTCGGTTCAAATAGAGCTAGAAAAGGGATTATTTGTGCCGTAATTTCCGTACAGGTGCAAGTCCCGAAAAAATCAGTCTATTCATAACGAAATTTAGGTATAAATAGCCCCTTTCTCACCTCCtgctatttgtacaaaaaaaaacggCTCTTTGTACTTTTATTTCGGTACACACAGCACGGCTTTTTTATTTCTCCGTGAATGGATTTCCAATCCcatatatccatttttttaaataacttctttaCGAGGCAGAAATCATTCaaagttactttaaaataaaaatgttgttatgcAAAGATTGTGTCTTtcatacatgtaaaaattaatgtttaatcgttCGGTCGGACTTTCCATATCTCTGTGAATGGATTTCCGTCGGTCTAAGCATGACCTATGTATAtccaattttttgtaatgaattatttAGTGggcagaaatcattaaaaaaacattgaacactatttaaaaatatataatttcttataaaatattgtcTTCTTTTCTGcatgtgaacattatttttaaattattatttgacatagcTAACTGAttgtcaagatttttaaatatttcaaattttgaaattagaatataaatatgtattatttttttgaaagctatttatttgtatttattgcaTTTGGAAACTTTGAAGTTGAAATAATTGTACAAATCTACAGGTGTGTAAAATTAATGTTGATCCCAGAAGTCTGTAGAATAAATATGTTAGAATGGTTGGAAAATTTCCActaaatttccatttattttacgTGCCAGAATCCGTGTATTTAGTTTACACATATTGAACCGACCTAGGATGATGAGGAAGGAAGGGCGCCTTTCTCCCGTTTCTCCCCTTCTTTTCCCCTTCCTGTTTCTCAGGGGGAAGATGGAAATTTTCCACACGTTTGCGATCCGAGGAATTACCCTTACCCCTCCACCTGGCAGCCAGCAAACTG
The sequence above is drawn from the Belonocnema kinseyi isolate 2016_QV_RU_SX_M_011 chromosome 7, B_treatae_v1, whole genome shotgun sequence genome and encodes:
- the LOC117176811 gene encoding nucleoside diphosphate kinase B-like isoform X2, whose translation is MDEFSTQTSKLPFKRFEFSKKFYFFKNASEDKMKQHSIHLKTRPFFKSYIKYMTSGPVILMVWEGRNAIRAARLLIGETFPHNCSPKMIRGEFSLYVRRGIIHGSDSMEAASREIELWFGDESPIPIFRM
- the LOC117176811 gene encoding nucleoside diphosphate kinase A-like isoform X1 translates to MEEFLDEKESKERTFVLIKPDGVQRGFVGKIIRRFEEKGFQLSNLKMTWASEDKMKQHSIHLKTRPFFKSYIKYMTSGPVILMVWEGRNAIRAARLLIGETFPHNCSPKMIRGEFSLYVRRGIIHGSDSMEAASREIELWFGDESPIPIFRM